A DNA window from Drosophila pseudoobscura strain MV-25-SWS-2005 chromosome 2, UCI_Dpse_MV25, whole genome shotgun sequence contains the following coding sequences:
- the bnk gene encoding protein bottleneck: MSISTFNFQFYNYKMPAAMGCSTSRSSSSFISELEMDIDEEMSSPAVTSTPKPRFTTELALQLQRESPQTPAKTTLPGLRPQLHTPQKRWSMELREKVLEMSKRNNGSDGEEQQPQTTEQEQPQQQQQKQLQQEQEKSEQHNGDPNVAPTVTDKINFFNKLTNTFESTRSGATGTANSSKCHNNNRFISLLRSTRPQGIATTSSSNNSSLSGTSVLSQVPPPKPKRLMATAQPGSTFAMPSSMGMGGSQRKSSLRRKPSMDKSRATISRQNSSASVRPQHHAIMEDLSLVVPVRLRIAEYEQRISMSA, from the coding sequence ATGAGCATCAGCACTTTCAACTTCCAGTTCTACAACTACAAAATGCCTGCGGCTATGGGCTGCAGCACGTCGCGCTCTTCATCGTCGTTCATCAGCGAGCTGGAAATGGACATTGATGAGGAGATGTCCTCGCCGGCCGTCACCTCCACGCCCAAGCCGCGCTTCACCACGGAACTGGCCCTCCAGCTGCAGCGCGAGTCCCCGCAAACTCCGGCAAAGACCACACTCCCTGGCCTCAGGCCTCAACTTCACACGCCCCAGAAGCGCTGGTCCATGGAGCTGCGCGAGAAGGTCCTGGAAATGTCCAAGCGCAACAACGGCTCCGATGGGGAGGAGCAACAACCACAGACCACAGAGCAggaacagccacagcaacagcaacaaaaacagctgcagcaggaacaggaaaAGTCAGAGCAGCACAACGGGGACCCTAATGTGGCCCCGACTGTCACTGACAAAATTAACTTCTTCAACAAGCTGACCAACACCTTCGAGTCCACACGGAGCGGAGCCACCGGCActgccaacagcagcaaatgcCATAACAACAATCGCTTCATTTCCCTGCTGCGCTCCACTCGGCCACAGGGCATTGCCACCACAAGCTCctccaacaacagcagcctcAGTGGCACCTCCGTCCTCAGCCAAGTGCCGCCCCCGAAGCCCAAGCGCTTGATGGCCACCGCCCAGCCCGGCTCCACATTCGCCATGCCCTCGTCGATGGGCATGGGCGGCAGCCAGCGCAAGAGCTCGCTGCGGCGGAAGCCCTCCATGGACAAGTCGAGGGCCACGATTTCGCGCCAGAACTCGAGCGCCTCGGTGCGGCCCCAGCACCATGCCATCATGGAGGATCTCAGCCTAGTGGTGCCCGTCCGACTGCGCATCGCCGAGTACGAGCAACGCATCTCCATGAGTGCCTAG
- the LOC4800345 gene encoding probable 2-oxoglutarate dehydrogenase E1 component DHKTD1 homolog, mitochondrial, whose amino-acid sequence MKMLRCFSHAETRFAALLFAQTRPQRCYHSEKGVWGYKPIPKRDYQVAEEVRAARNAQANVYRLVEAFRQHGHKLATVNPISIKAPVATGQSGTEELQELSPAFYGLQTQETVRTAGLLSSPQMAQDVAQLEQLLKDIYCGSAVSAEFSYVENLEEREWLARNFESLEQQHQLPDTERREIAELLIKSQAWDNFMALKFPTVKRYGGEGAESMLAFFWQLLRDSVQANIEHVVLAMPHRGRTPLQAALLNMRPAKVFRKLSGASEFGEDIEAMSDVISHFHVSEQLEVLGRPLNFSMVRNPSHLEAANPVAMGKARSKQQTRGDGAFGPDSQPFGQHVLNVILHGDAAFAGQGINQECLNMAYVPHFEVGGSLHLIVNNQVGFTTPGDRGRSTAYTSDLAKSIQAPVFHVNGDDPEALARISKLAFRYQREFRKDIFIDLNCFRRWGHNELDDPTFTNPLVYQIVHQRQSVPDLYVQRLAKQEVLSESQAKEMRDNYMKYLGEELALAPSYQPPPTYFEKQWAGLQLAPSKELTYWDTGVDYGLLHFIGQQSVSYPADFNIHPHLQKTFVSARLKKLEAGSKIDWATAEALALGSLMYQGHNIRISGEDVGRGTFSHRHAMLVDQKTNEMFIPLNSMEGGNGGKLELAHSILSEEAVLGFEYGMAIDNPQNLIIWEAQFGDFANGAQIIIDAFIVSGETKWMESNALVMLLPHGYDGAASEHSSCRIERFLQLCDSKETSADGDSVNVHIVSPTTPAQYYHVLRRQLARNFRKPLVVVGPKTLLRLPAATSTHEDFQPGTLFHNVLGDTKVQADQVRKVVLCSGKHYYALAEEREKRQAYDTAILRLESLCPFPLQELQAQLAQYGHVQSFVWSQEEHRNMGAWTFVRPRFENLIGQQLHYCGRCEAPTPATGIGKVHKREVDEIVAAPFEL is encoded by the exons ATGAAAATGCTACGTTGCTTTTCGCACGCGGAGACCAGATTCGCGGCCCTGCTCTTCGCGCAGACACGCCCACAGCGGTGCTATCACAGCGAAAAGGGCGTCTGGGGTTATAAACCGATTCCCAAGCGCGACTATCAAG TGGCCGAGGAGGTGCGGGCGGCGCGGAACGCACAGGCCAACGTCTACCGTCTGGTGGAAGCCTTCCGCCAGCACGGACACAAATTGGCAACCGTAAATCCCATCAGCATCAAAGCGCCAGTGGCCACTGGCCAGAG TGGGACAGAGGAGCTCCAGGAATTAAGTCCCGCATTTTATGGACTGCAGACACAGGAGACGGTGCGCACCGCTGGCCTCTTAAGTAGTCCGCAGATGGCCCAGGACGTGGCCCAACTGGAACAGCTGCTCAAGGACATTTACTGCGGCAGTGCAGTCAGCGCCGAGTTCTCCTATGTCGAG AACCTGGAGGAGCGCGAGTGGCTGGCCAGGAACTTCGAGTCGCTggaacagcagcaccagctgcCCGACACCGAGCGTCGCGAAATCGCCGAGCTCTTAATTAAGTCGCAGGCCTGGGATAATTTCATGGCCCTCAAGTTTCCCACCGTCAAGCGCTACGGCGGCGAAGGAGCCGAGTCCATGCTGGCCTTCTTCTGGCAGCTCCTGCGCGACAGTGTCCAAG CGAATATCGAGCACGTGGTGCTGGCGATGCCCCACAGAGGACGAACACCGCTGCAGGCGGCGCTCCTCAACATGCGGCCGGcgaaagttttccgcaagctcAGCGGCGCATCGGAGTTCGGCGAGGACATCGAGGCCATGTCGGACGTCATAAGTCATTTCC ATGTTTCCGAGCAGCTGGAGGTGCTGGGCAGGCCGCTGAACTTCAGCATGGTGCGCAATCCCTCACATCTGGAG GCTGCCAATCCCGTGGCGATGGGCAAGGCCCGCTCCAAACAGCAGACACGAGGGGACGGCGCCTTCGGCCCTGACAGTCAGCCCTTTGGCCAACACGTGCTCAACGTAATCCTGCACGGCGATGCGGCCTTTGCCGGCCAGGGCATCAACCAGGAGTGCCTCAACATGGCCTATGTGCCGCACTTTGAGGTGGGCGGCAGCCTTCACTTGATTGTCAACAACCAGGTGGGCTTCACAACGCCCGGAGACCGCGGTCGGTCCACGGCCTACACCTCCGACCTAGCCAAGTCCATTCAGGCTCCCGTTTTCCATGTCAATGGAGACGATCCCGAGGCTTTGGCGCGCATCAGTAAGCTCGCTTTCCGCTACCAGCGAGAGTTCCGCAAGGACATCTTCATCGATCTCAACTGCTTCCGTCGTTGGGGCCACAACGAGCTGGACGACCCCACCTTCACCAATCCGCTGGTCTATCAGATTGTCCATCAGCGACAGTCGGTGCCAGATCTGTATGTACAGCGGCTGGCCAAACAGGAGGTTCTGTCAGAGTCTCAGGCCAAGGAGATGAGGGACAACTACATGAAATATCTGGGCGAGGAGCTGGCCCTGGCTCCCAGCTATCAGCCGCCGCCCACGTACTTCGAGAAGCAATGGGCAGGCCTCCAGTTGGCCCCGTCCAAGGAGCTCACGTACTGGGACACGGGTGTCGATTACGGACTACTGCATTTTATAGGACAACAGAGCGTGAGCTATCCCGCAGATTTT AACATCCATCCACATCTACAGAAGACCTTTGTGAGTGCTCGTCTGAAAAAGCTGGAGGCAGGATCGAAAATCGATTGGGCCACTGCTGAGGCCTTGGCTCTGGGCAGCCTCATGTACCAGGGCCACAATATCCGCATCAGTGGCGAGGATGTGGGGCGCGGCACCTTCTCCCACCGCCACGCGATGCTGGTGGACCAAAAGACCAACGAGATGTTCATTCCTTTGAACAGCATGGAGGGCGGCAACGGCGGCAAACTGGAGCTGGCACACAGCATTCTGTCGGAGGAGGCGGTGCTGGGCTTCGAGTACGGCATGGCCATCGACAATCCCCAGAACCTGATCATCTGGGAGGCCCAATTCGGCGACTTTGCGAATGGAGCCCAAATCATCATCGATGCCTTCATTGTTTCGGGAGAAA CCAAATGGATGGAGTCGAATGCTTTGGTGATGCTTCTGCCGCACGGCTACGATGGCGCTGCCTCAGAGCACAGTTCGTGCCGCATTGAGCGTTTCCTGCAGCTGTGCGACTCCAAGGAGACGTCCGCAGATGGCGATAGCGTCAATGTGCACATTGTCAGCCCCACCACACCCGCCCAGTACTATCATGTCCTGCGGCGCCAGCTGGCCAGGAACTTCCGCAAGCcattggtggtggtgggaCCAAAGACGTTGCTCCGTCTGCCGGCAGCCACCTCCACGCACGAGGACTTCCAGCCGGGCACGCTCTTCCACAATGTTCTCG GTGATACTAAAGTGCAGGCGGATCAGGTGCGAAAGGTCGTCCTGTGCAGTGGGAAACACTACTATGCTCTGGCGGAGGAGCGGGAGAAGCGTCAGGCCTACGACACGGCCATCCTGCGCCTGGAGTCACTCTGCCCATTCCCCTTGCAGGAGCTGCAGGCACAGCTCGCCCAGTACGGTCACGTGCAAT CCTTCGTTTGGAGCCAGGAGGAGCACCGTAATATGGGCGCCTGGACGTTTGTGCGGCCAcgttttgaaaatttaattggcCAACAG CTCCACTACTGCGGTCGCTGCGAGGCCCCCACCCCGGCCACCGGCATCGGCAAAGTGCATAAACGGGAAGTTGATGAGATTGTTGCTGCCCCATTTGAACTTTAG
- the chp gene encoding chaoptin, translating into MGLEFFFKFGYAFLTITLIIMIWMSLARASMLDREMQERRYPPCTYNVMCTCSKSSTDLGIVHCKNVPFPALPRMVNHSKVFMLHMENTGLREIEPYFLQSTGMYRLKVSGNHLTEIPDDAFTGLERSLWELILPQNDLVEIPSKSLRHLQKLRHLDLGYNHITHIHHDSFRGLEDSLQTLILRENCISMLQTHSFTGLLILETLDLSGNNLFEIDPNVFVDGMPRLTRLLLTDNILSEIPYDALGPLKSLRTLDISHNVIWSLSGNETYDIKASTKLNLDNLHLEYNHIEVLPPNSFKYFDTVNRTFFDGNPIHTLKEDAFKPARIREIYMRYCGLTNISPQAFDSLVNSLQILDLSGNNLTKLHHKLFNNFDVLRVISMRDNKIKIQKPTETFNAVHYTLLKLDLSGDRNDPTNLQTLRNMTRMRNMRSLSISRLGTSSVGPEDFKDFGVELEDLQITRASLSAIQSHAFKHVRGLKRLDFSENGISSIENDAFHEIGHSLISLKMSHGYSGSALPAEPLRHLTSLQELDFSNNHISTMSDTSFHFLKNLRMLELHDNRIEQVLKGTFQGDIHTKLEEISLRFNLLNSISQHTFFDLEALRKLQLDDNKIDKVERRAFMNLDELEYLSLRGNKLNSLADESFQNLPKLEILDMAFNQLPNFNFDYFDQVGTLSNLNVNVSHNQIKQLMYNSSWSGRNEHGGMYHTNIKILDLSHNNISIIHPGYFRPAEISMTHLHLGYNSLMNTTRDVFGNMPNLQWLDLSYNWIHELDFDAFKNTKSLQLVYFGHNYLSDIPQDIFKPVQGLRIVDFSHNHLRGLPDNLFYNGGMEKLDVSHNMLLKIPSSSLSSLAALTLCELHLSNNFISTIHSMDLSNKFRSLRYLDISYNYLLRIDDAVFATMPRLAVLDLSHNRDLKVMDKSFMGLENSLIKLGMENVSLSTVPEIRLKYLREFRLGYNELPSIPQELAHNMSNLRMLDLSNNDLTNVPLMTQSLPHLRRLMLSGNPITSLNNNSFDGVNEDLEMLDISNFRLHYFEYGCLDSLPHLRSLKLTAYSHLEHFNIPHLLRHHYNIRELWIEAPQPFTRIVKKGSGPTQEMQTLQLGNPTDLQREMEGHLPSKLTNLTFSGPQFASLNEHILKGMRSPYLYMQLFNTSLQALPPNFFKHMGRVRNISLDIRYQNRNLKKIPNPNTGQVPYLPNSVFLTDLKMSHTDLNCDCDLGWVEFWQRKRRQYICSSQTWTDTVFRTFMNSPCQVYGRHNCDDHDDDLRETRCENKGGQQLMEALKFDLECGWDNANCREAAFVVVVVCVAMVFWM; encoded by the exons ATG GGTCTTGAGTTCTTCTTTAAGTTTGGCTATGCCTTCCTAACCATAACGCTCATCATCATGATCTGGATGTCGCTGGCCCGAGCCTCGATGCTCGATCGTGAGATGCAGGAGCGGCGCTACCCACCCTGCACCTACAACGTGATGTGCACCTGCTCCAAGTCCTCCACAGATCTAGGCATAGTCCACTGCAAGAATGTGCCCTTCCCCGCACTGCCACGCATGGTGAACCATTCAAAG GTTTTCATGCTTCACATGGAGAACACAGGATTGCGCGAGATCGAGCCGTACTTCCTGCAGTCGACGGGTATGTATCGGCTGAAGGTTTCGGGGAATCATCTGACAGAGATACCCGACGATGCCTTCACGGGGCTGGAGCGTTCGCTGTGGGAGCTGATACTGCCGCAGAACGATTTGGTGGAGATCCCCTCGAAGTCGCTGCGCCACCTGCAGAAGCTGCGGCACCTGGACCTGGGCTACAATCACATAACGCACATCCACCACGACTCTTTCCGCGGTCTGGAGGACTCCCTGCAGACGCTGATCCTGCGGGAGAACTGCATCTCCATGTTGCAGACGCACAGCTTCACCGGGCTGCTCATACTGGAGACCCTCGACCTGAGTGGCAACAATCTCTTCGAGATTGATCCGAACGTGTTCGTGGACGGAATGCCGCGCCTGACGCGCCTCCTGCTCACCGACAACATTCTCTCGGAGATCCCCTACGATGCCCTCGGTCCGCTCAAGAGCCTGCGCACCCTGGACATCTCCCACAACGTGATCTGGTCGCTGAGTGGCAATGAGACGTACGACATCAAGGCCAGCACTAAGTTGAATCTGGATAATCTCCACCTGGAGTACAATCATATAGAGGTACTGCCGCCGAACTCCTTCAAATACTTTGACACGGTCAATCGGACGTTCTTCGATGGCAATCCCATTCACACTCTAAAG GAGGATGCCTTCAAGCCGGCCAGGATAAGGGAGATCTACATGCGGTACTGCGGCCTCACGAACATTTCGCCGCAGGCCTTTGACAGCCTGGTGAACAGCCTGCAGATCCTGGATCTCTCCGGCAACAATCTGACCAAGCTACACCACAAACTCTTTAACAATTTCGATGTCTTGAG GGTCATCAGCATGCGGGACAACAAGATCAAGATACAGAAACCCACCGAAACCTTTAACGCCGTGCACTACACGCTGCTCAAGCTGGACCTCAGCGGAGACCGCAATGATCCCACGAATCTCCAGACCCTGCGCAA tATGACCAGAATGCGGAACATGCGCTCGCTCTCCATCTCCCGGCTGGGAACCTCTTCCGTGGGGCCCGAGGACTTCAAGGATTTCGGAGTGGAGCTGGAGGATCTGCAGATCACCAGGGCCAGTCTCTCGGCCATACAATCGCACGCCTTCAAGCATGTGCGGGGTCTGAAGCGGTTGGACTTTAGTGAGAACGGAATATCGAGCATTGAGAATGATGCTTTCCATGAG ATTGGTCACTCTCTGATTTCTCTGAAAATGTCGCATGGCTACTCGGGCAGTGCCCTGCCCGCGGAGCCCCTACGTCACCTCACTTCCCTCCAAGAGCTGGACTTTAGCAACAATCACATCAGCACCATGAGCGATACGAGCTTCCACTTCTTGAAAAACCTGCGAATGCTAGAGCTGCACGACAACCGCATCGAACAGGTCCTAAAGGGCACCTTCCAGGGCGACATTCACACCAAGCTGGAGGAGATCTCGCTGCGTTTCAATCTACTCAACTCAATCTCGCAGCACACCTTCTTCGATCTGGAGGCTCTGCGTAAGCTGCAGCTGGATGACAACAAGATAGACAAGGTCGAACGTCGGGCCTTTATGAATCTGGATGAATTGGAGTACTTGAGTCTGAGGGGAAATAAGCTGAACAGTCTCGCGGACGAGTCCTTCCAGAATCTGCCCAAACTGGAGATCCTGGACATGGCCTTCAATCAGTTGCCGAACTTCAACTTTGACTACTTCGACCAGGTCGGCACGCTGTCCAATTTGAATGTGAACGTCAGCCACAATCAGATCAAGCAGCTGATGTACAACTCTTCGTGGAGCGGAAGGAATGAACATG GTGGCATGTACCACACGAACATCAAGATCTTGGATCTGTCCCACAACAATATATCCATCATTCATCCGGGCTACTTCCGTCCCGCCGAGATCTCGATGACACACCTCCATTTGGGCTACAACTCCCTGATG AACACCACTCGTGATGTCTTTGGCAACATGCCCAACCTCCAGTGGTTGGATCTGAGCTACAACTGGATCCACGAGCTCGACTTTGATGCCTTCAAGAACACTAAGAGCCTGCAGCTGGTATATTTTGGCCACAACTACCTGAGCGACATCCCACAGGATATCTTCAAGCCGGTACAAGGCCTGCGCATCGTTGACTTCTCGCACAATCATCTGAGGGGACTGCCCGACAACCTCTTCTATAATGGAGGAATGGAAAA ACTGGATGTCTCGCACAACATGCTCTTGAAGATCCCCTCTTCGTCGCTGTCTAGCTTGGCGGCTCTGACGCTCTGCGAGCTGCACTTGTCCAACAATTTCATCTCCACCATCCACAGCATGGATCTGTCCAATAAGTTTAGA TCTCTTCGCTACCTGGACATCTCTTACAACTATTTGCTACGCATCGACGATGCTGTCTTTGCCACGATGCCCAGGCTGGCCGTGCTCGATCTCTCTCACAATCGGGATCTCAAAGTAATGGACAAATCCTTCATGGGCCTGGAGAACTCGCTGATCAAGTTGGGCATGGAAAACGTGTCTTTGAGTACAGTTCCAGAGATCCGGCTAAAGTATCTGCGTGAGTTCCGACTGGGCTACAACGAGCTGCCCTCGATTCCGCAGGAGCTGGCCCACAATATGAGCAACCTGCGTATGCTGGACCTCTCCAACAATGATCTGACAAATGTACCCCTGATGACACAATCACTGCCTCATCTGAG ACGCCTCATGCTCTCTGGCAATCCGATCACGTCTCTGAACAACAACAGCTTCGATGGCGTCAACGAGGACCTCGAGATGCTGGATATATCCAACTTCCGGCTGCATTACTTTGAATACGGCTGTCTGGACTCCTTGCCCCATCTGCGATCCCTCAAGCTGACGGCATACTCCCATCTGGAGCACTTCAACATTCCCCATTTGCTGCGCCATCACTACAACATTCGGGAGCTGTGGATCGAGGCACCACAGCCGTTCACACGCATCGTGAAGAAGGGTTCGGGTCCCACCCAGGAGATGCAGACTCTGCAGCTGGGCAATCCGACCGATCTGCAGCGCGAGATGGAGGGACATCTGCCGTCGAAGCTGACGAACCTCACGTTCAGTGGTCCCCAGTTTGCCAGTTTGAATGAACACATCTTGAAG GGCATGCGGTCTCCCTACCTCTATATGCAACTCTTCAACACCTCGCTGCAAGCACTGCCTCCGAACTTCTTCAAGCATATGGGTCGGGTGCGCAATATCTCGCTGGACATTCGCTACCAAAATCGCAACCTCAAGAAGATCCCCAATCCAAACACTGGTCAAGTGCCCTATCTGCCCAACAGTGTCTTCCTGACTGACTTGAAGATGTCCCACACGGATCTCAACTGTGATTGCGATTTGGG ATGGGTAGAGTTCTGGCAGCGCAAGCGTCGGCAGTACATTTGCTCATCGCAGACCTGGACCGACACCGTCTTCCGTACGTTCATGAACTCGCCCTGCCAGGTGTACGGACGCCACAACTGCGATGACCACGACGATGATCTGCGCGAGACGCGCTGCGAGAACAAGGGCGGTCAGCAGCTCATGGAG GCCCTCAAGTTTGACCTGGAATGCGGCTGGGATAATGCCAATTGCCGGGAGGCCGCCTTCGTGGTGGTGGTCGTGTGCGTAGCCATGGTCTTCTGGATGTGA
- the Zwilch gene encoding protein zwilch, with protein sequence MAANLANIYAELMRRYGEDYTITYGPPPTYLGSIAGAGEVGKKIVLVFKEDRNAAASKIKTTPTKLLQKIEGTSELDLTGSPLKDDCIVDAIADLSLDLQLVSSHPWKLEEEFQRGMTVDKARGIICTEHFQHADGLGSVWFLCDGSDHGQTQLLQYEFNKTHFSRGILSYQGVLPAFMVTSQSLVRQHSIAGGAPMETSIENRYQVNPKMTLRCSWVTSSPQPQLVNLRECEVALSHTFRVGDCSSLTQDFMNQLRILVYIREDIVSYHNDERQGLIRDPTYRCGSGIDMDELRDSINKTMTDVSDLMDTYITGASEFDIEEVVHRAKGRRLTDLTDKLWELLKCCGSYKDLKMAFNMLFQCAARCNIVNTPTNKNRLAEIITELANRRLAIPCLSGAEALELLLEVGLEKVYKDYEFIYTESKMCSTNLLKESSETADGSPQNVPQLRKSLHNAVRGDATPGGGMRKTLLHLDADSRATAVKYGDDDVAGIKNSHFDEHESMERISKLFQIHCTMEHLLMIHIHLNLPNVYSDVCSELLKKTPKQVEAIDDQLSDVMDIHLAAHYVRDHLDGKEPYSRHITMKSVNKFRELQTTFYFNSENICPPQLAQCFQCDDKELVKERTYHSWLYRKIRTLK encoded by the exons ATGGCTGCAAATctagcaaatatttatgccgaATTAATGCGCAGATATGGGGAAGACTATACTATTACGTATGGACCTCCGCCCACGTACCTGGGCAGCATAGCTGGGGCCGGTGAAGTTGGGAAAAAGATCGTGCTCGTTTTCAAAGAGGATCGCAATGCAGCGGCGTCCAAAATCAAAACGACGCCCACAAAACTGCTGCAAAAAATAGAGGGAACCTCCGAGTTGGATCTGACAGGCAGTCCCTTGAAGGATGATTGCATTGTGGATGCAATTGCCGACCTCTCGCTGGATCTGCAACTGGTGAGCTCACATCCCTGgaagctggaggaggagtttCAGCGCGGTATGACCGTGGACAAGGCGCGCGGCATCATCTGCACCGAGCATTTTCAGCATGCCGATGGCTTGGGGTCCGTCTGGTTCCTGTGCGATGGCAGCGACCATGGTCAGACCCAGTTGCTGCAGTACGAGTTCAATAAGACGCACTTCTCGCGCGGCATCCTTAGCTACCAGGGGGTGCTTCCGGCATTTATGGTCACTTCGCAGTCCCTGGTGCGTCAGCACTCGATAGCAGGCGGGGCGCCTATGGAGACTTCCATTGAAAACAGATATCAGGTCAATCCAAAAATGACGCTGCGCTGCTCCTGGGTCACGTCGTCTCCACAGCCCCAGCTGGTCAACCTGCGCGAGTGCGAGGTGGCTCTCTCGCACACATTTCGCGTCGGCGATTGCAGTTCTTTGACGCAGGACTTCATGAACCAGCTGCGTATTCTGGTCTATATACGCGAGGACATCGTTAGCTACCATAATGACGAGCGGCAGGGCCTTATCCGGGACCCCACATATcgctgtggcagcggcattGATATGGATGAGCTGCGCGACTCGATTAACAAGACCATGACGGATGTTTCCGACCTAATGGATACGTACATCACTGGCGCTTCCGAGTTCGATATTGAGGAGGTGGTGCATCGGGCCAAGGGCAGGCGGCTCACGGATCTCACCGACAAGCTGTGGGAGCTGCTCAAGT GCTGTGGTTCCTACAAGGATCTGAAGATGGCCTTCAATATGCTCTTCCAGTGCGCCGCTCGCTGCAACATTGTG aatacACCAACGAACAAGAACCGCTTGGCGGAGATCATCACAGAGTTGGCCAATCGCCGACTGGCCATTCCTTGCCTCAGTGGCGCCGAGGCACTAGAACTGCTTCTGGAAGTTGGCCTGGAGAAGGTGTACAAGGACTACGAGTTTATCTACACGGAGAGCAAGATGTGCAGCACCAATCTGCTTAAGGAGTCGTCAGAAACGGCAGATGGGTCGCCCCAGAATGTGCCGCAGCTCCGCAAATCCCTGCACAACGCCGTCCGAGGAGACGCGACGCCAGGAGGTGGCATGCGTAAGACTCTGCTGCATCTCGATGCGGACAGCAGAGCGACGGCCGTCAAATATGGTGACGACGATGTGGCCGGGATCAAAAATAGTCACTTTGATGAGCACGAGAGCATGGAGCGGATCTCGAAACTGTTCCAAATCCATTGCACCATGGAGCATCTGCTGATGATACACATTCACCTGAATCTGCCCAATG TCTACAGCGATGTCTGCTCTGAGCTTTTGAAAAAGACCCCTAAGCAGGTGGAGGCTATTGATGACCAGCTAAGCGACGTGATGGACATTCACCTGGCGGCCCATTACGTTCGCGACCATCTCGATGGCAAGGAGCCCTACTCGCGGCATATCACAATGAAGTCTGTGAACAAATTCCGCGAACTCCAGACCACATTTTACTTTAATTCGGAGAACATTTGTCCGCCACAGCTGGCTCAGTGCTTTCAGTGTGATG ACAAAGAACTGGTCAAGGAACGCACCTACCATTCCTGGCTGTATCGCAAAATACGCACACTGAAATGA
- the LOC4800348 gene encoding probable rRNA-processing protein EBP2 homolog — protein MSDFEMEESGSEYDSDDNSDAELQAAFERGELKPGLNVEFNGTRGRVNDITKLLAKTEAIRLQLPWVERLDMVNSLAPLAPELAVQLEKHEQKRANVFKGNAKLPYVRPEEDPVLNDFKREMLFHRQAQSAVLEGIQRLQELGIKTRRPDDYFAEMAKTDEHMQKVRSNLMAKQQGQAKSERIKQIREQRKMGKMLAKQTKVQREAEKKDMLDKLKKFRKGKLKNLDFLEDAKALESKQKKTAENRKARNKKFGFGGKKKGLKRNTKSSSAGLDAEKSTRRQRGAKAGASVNKRMGKSRRIKAKGRK, from the exons ATGTCCGACTTTGAAATGGAAGAGAGTGGCTCGGAATACGACTCCGATGACAACTCCGATGCTGAG TTGCAAGCTGCTTTTGAGCGTGGCGAATTGAAACCCGGCCTCAATGTGGAATTCAATGGAACTCGCGGGAGAGTAAACGATATC ACAAAACTGCTAGCCAAAACAGAAGCCATTCGGCTGCAGCTGCCATGGGTGGAGCGGCTGGACATGGTGAACAGTCTGGCGCCTTTGGCCCCAGAGCTGGCCGTCCAACTGGAGAAGCACGAACAGAAGCGTGCCAATGTGTTTAAAGGCAACGCCAAGCTACCTTACGTTCGGCCTGAAGAGGATCCCGTGCTGAACGATTTCAAACGTGAGATGCTATTCCatcgccaggcccagagcGCCGTGCTGGAGGGAATCCAGCGGTTGCAGGAGCTGGGCATCAAGACACGCCGTCCCGACGACTACTTCGCCGAAATGGCCAAGACTGACGAACACATGCAAAAGGTGCGATCAAATCTGATGGCCAAGCAGCAGGGTCAGGCCAAGTCGGAGCGCATCAAACAGATCAGGGAGCAACGCAAGATGGGCAAGATGCTGGCCAAGCAGACCAAGGTGCAGCGCGAGGCCGAGAAGAAGGATATGCTGGACAAGCTGAAAAAGTTCCGCAAGGGCAAGCTGAAGAACCTGGACTTCCTCGAGGACGCCAAGGCGCTGGAGTCCAAGCAGAAGAAGACCGCCGAAAACCGCAAGGCCCGAAACAAAAAGTTCGGCTTCGGTGGCAAGAAGAAGGGTCTCAAGCGCAACACAAAATCTTCGTCGGCTGGCTTGGACGCAGAGAAGTCCACACGCCGCCAGCGGGGTGCGAAGGCTGGTGCATCGGTCAACAAGCGGATGGGCAAATCGCGACGCATCAAGGCCAAGGGCAGAAAGTGA